One part of the Stigmatopora argus isolate UIUO_Sarg chromosome 8, RoL_Sarg_1.0, whole genome shotgun sequence genome encodes these proteins:
- the suco gene encoding SUN domain-containing ossification factor isoform X2 translates to MKRLRILIVCLIVALLCWCPNHHANCSEHSLSDPGQPAADKDDNNQPNEHTQEQVSMQLQEAEERTIQTSYDIGLEAERAAYNVHQEETLNPQIVEEDVTNSDPKSDPPPAASEAELSSEPEIESELQTDSQVPDLPGEKEAVVSDLSPEPDLVNSDTAELLVEEAAENQLPTDLDPSVPEHEVDDTPTAQSDGTSSSDAMRVASAGDEPPADIFVFAECHDSQCGLGPPKLATCENSFFGSPLLREGNKEDQKSSKILDCSLETGDSSTLGHVEELQEEEQKEEQQEQKEGSGKVQQDNNASLHQHQAGEAVAGKESDPSVPSKDDIPTFDEWKKQVMEVEKEKSQNLHTATSGVVNPVKKVQKNFKNNYASVECGAKILSANNEAKSTSAILMENMDLYMLNPCSNKIWFVIELCEPIQVKQLDIANFELFSSTPKDFLVSLSDRYPTNKWVKLGTFHARDERIIQSFPLDEQLYAKYVKVELLSHFGAEHFCPLSLFRVFGTSMVEEYEEISDSQYPSERLEYPDEDFDYPLGFQPSDDKASKNLLGSATNAILNMVNNLAANVLGGKPELEGHVGAQDNVTEELLTNKEENVDVEHDIPVETPQDSTVEMPVESEEPPPAEDTALSSTSNPSPETRVDRQIVTLVEEDDEEEPRQSTVTLLEEDDEEKIEEALDRDSSTYCPFLTSLSCLATLPELLHRWCAVVLAEERLRKLRTQTSSVVSTPTSRPVQIPTPTREVLPLTEKTPEPEETLPGQNVGGPLGELPLTPHTPLLDLQLEPSRTSTLFPNSFSDISGSLTPTHQDLLLPAIKDAAPNAVSIPLVQATPLPETQPLSAATPPLVPSSPPQLPSIETEAPETALPTPKEQDLPTASRPEDLILPPTEQLTTPPVTDSNEAGHLQNPNVTLEEHVDPQGGEPHRVESADDELLNGSANRAATDFYAELQNGVDYNGVGTGGNSATTSNGAAVHGSSQKESVFMRLNNRIKALEMNMSLSGRYLEELSQRYRKQMEEMQRAFNKTIIKLQNTSRIAEKQDQKQQDSIQALQSQLGNLTKLLGNLTVTVEKLQKEVSDRQCYLVFSLVLCLSLGLLMCAQCCRSSCATPHADMTVSTVAAVATTTAAAPKRNNYPSPKRCFSSYDDMSLKRRVSCPLVRSKSFHLSSSAEGKHDTNPFTTSPFRLQAVGGGSRAHAGLRRIRTPREALVACGRLFKKASCPPIQKLNMCPCSSTCVPVPFFSTVGPDDLYIVEPLRFSPEKKKKRCKTKSLDKVETLKASDPSAPLTNGDIKCNGFHASPHPLLPPAPWLPPPPPPPPLPPPPPPTTTQSAPEDTPSPPAFSAKEPPSETSSSSSSTHSEDSFVVRLQPPSLAFSYGALPPTTAHRAALPPPPPPKSRQEKRLTKRRKSRHGQLADNRPASQPAVRQLMKRGKELGVGTGRVTAVAGQV, encoded by the exons gaggcGGAAGAACGAACGATACAGACCTCCTATGATATTGGACTAGAGGCTGAGAGAGCAGCATATAATGTACATCAAGAAGAG ACGTTAAATCCACAAATAGTTGAAGAGGACGTGACAAATTCAGACCCAAAGTCTGATCCTCCACCTGCTGCTTCTGAGGCAGAACTCTCATCAGAACCTGAGATCGAGTCAGAGCTGCAGACTGACTCGCAGGTCCCGGACCTGCCTGGTGAAAAGGAAGCCGTAGTCTCAGATTTGAGCCCAGAACCGGACCTTGTAAACAGCGATACCGCGGAGCTGCTTGTCGAGGAGGCTGCCGAAAATCAACTCCCCACCGATTTGGACCCATCCGTACCTGAACATGAAGTGGACGACACACCTACCGCACAGAGCGATGGGACGTCTTCTTCGGA TGCAATGCGGGTTGCCAGTGCAGGAGACGAGCCCCCAGCTGACATCTTTGTCTTTGCCGAGTGCCATGACTCGCAGTGTGGGCTCGGCCCCCCCAAACTGGCAACCTGTGAAAACTCCTTTTTTGGCAGCCCCCTCCTCAG agAGGGAAATAAAGAGGACCAGAAATCAAGCAAGATCCTTGATTGCAGTCTAGAAACGGGGGATTCATCCACTTTGGGCCACGTGGAAGAGCTACAGGAGGAGGAACAAAAGGAGGAGCAGCAGGAGCAGAAGGAGGGAAGCGGCAAAGTGCAGCAGGACAACAACGCCTCTTTGCACCAGCATCAG GCGGGGGAGGCTGTTGCTGGCAAGGAGTCCGATCCCTCAGTCCCCAGCAAAGATGACATCCCAACCTTTGACGAGTGGAAGAAACAAGTCATGGAGGTGGAGAAGGAAAAAA GTCAAAATCTTCACACCGCCACCAGCGGCGTCGTCAATCCCGTGAAGAAAGTGCAAAAAAACTTCAAAAACAACTACGCCTCGGTGGAGTGCGGCGCTAAGATACTCTCTGCAAACAATGAAGCCAAG AGCACGTCAGCTATTCTCATGGAGAATATGGATCTTTATATGCTGAATCCCTGCAGCAACAAAATCTG GTTTGTGATCGAGCTCTGTGAGCCCATTCAAGTCAAGCAGCTGGACATCGCCAATTTTGAACTCTTCTCATCGACACCGAAAGACTTCCTTGTCTCACTAAGTGACAG aTACCCCACCAACAAGTGGGTAAAGCTGGGGACCTTTCACGCCCGTGACGAGCGCATCATACAGAGCTTTCCACTGGATGAACAACTTTACGCTAAATACGTCAAG GTTGAGCTGCTTTCCCACTTTGGCGCCGAACACTTCTGTCCTCTCAGTCTCTTCAG GGTATTTGGTACTAGCATGGTGGAGGAATATGAGGAGATATCAGATTCTCAGTATCCTTCTGAAAGGCTAGAGTACCCGGATGAAGATTTCG ATTATCCGCTTGGTTTTCAACCATCTGATGACAAGGCGTCTAAAAACCTGCTTGGATCCGCAACCA ATGCCATCCTCAACATGGTCAACAACTTAGCGGCTAACGTGCTAGGTGGGAAACCTGAGCTGGAGGGCCATGTAGGGGCTCAAG ATAATGTGACAGAAGAGCTGCTGACCAACAAGGAGGAGAATGTGGATGTTGAACATGACATACCAGTGGAAACCCCCCAAGATTCGACAGT AGAGATGCCCGTTGAATCAGAAGAGCCCCCACCCGCTGAGGACACCGCTCTTTCTTCCACGTCCAACCCTTCCCCGGAAACTCGCGTGGACAGGCAGATTGTGACCCTCGTGGAAGAAGATGACGAGGAAGAACCTCGACAGTCTACAGTCACCTTGTTGGAGGAAGATGACGAGGAGAAAATTGAAGAGGCGCTGGACAGGGACAGCTCGACATACTGTCCTTTCTTGACTTCACTGTCTTGCCTCGCCACGCTGCCGGAATTGCTTCACCGCTGGTGCGCCGTGGTGTTGGCCGAGGAGCGACTCCGTAAACTTCGCACCCAGACGAGCTCTGTCGTAAGCACCCCCACATCCAGGCCTGTACAGATCCCCACACCAACACGGGAAGTCCTCCCCctcactgaaaaaacaccagagCCGGAGGAAACGCTTCCAGGCCAAAACGTGGGTGGACCGCTCGGCGAGCTCCCCCTCACGCCGCACACTCCACTGCTTGACCTCCAGCTGGAGCCCAGCAGGACGTCCACCCTTTTCCCCAACAGCTTCTCGGACATCTCCGGTTCCCTGACTCCCACCCACCAGGACTTGCTACTGCCCGCCATCAAGGATGCAGCCCCGAACGCCGTTTCCATTCCGCTTGTCCAGGCTACTCCTCTCCCTGAAACGCAGCCTTTGAGCGCCGCTACTCCTCCCTTGGTGCCCAGCTCCCCACCACAGCTTCCCAGCATTGAGACGGAAGCCCCCGAGACCGCTCTCCCCACCCCTAAAGAACAAGATCTTCCCACAGCATCACGCCCCGAAGACCTCATCCTCCCTCCCACCGAGCAACTAACCACTCCCCCCGTAACGGACTCTAACGAAGCCGGGCACCTGCAAAATCCCAACGTGACTCTAGAAGAGCATGTGGACCCCCAAGGAGGGGAACCCCATCGGGTGGAAAGCGCAGATGACGAGCTATTAAACGGCAGCGCTAACCGAGCGGCCACCGATTTCTACGCCGAACTGCAGAACGGCGTCGACTACAACGGCGTCGGGACGGGCGGTAACAGTGCGACAACGTCCAACGGGGCGGCCGTGCACGGCTCCAGCCAGAAAGAGAGCGTCTTCATGAGGCTCAACAACCGCATCAAAGCCCTGGAGATGAACATGAGTCTATCGGGGAGATACCTGGAGGAGCTTAGCCAGAG ATACCGCAAACAGATGGAGGAGATGCAGAGAGCGTTCAACAAGACCATCATCAAGTTGCAGAACACCTCTCGCATTGCAGAGAAACAG GACCAGAAACAGCAAGACTCCATCCAGGCTCTCCAGAGTCAGCTGGGGAACCTCACAAAACTGTTGGGCAATCTCACCGTCACTGTCGAAAAACTTCAGaaagag GTGTCGGACCGTCAGTGCTACCTGGTCTTCTCTCTGGTCCTGTGCTTGTCCCTGGGCCTGCTGATGTGTGCGCAGTGCTGCCGCAGCTCCTGCGCCACCCCCCACGCCGACATGACCGTCAGCACcgtggcggcggtggcgacaacgacggcggcggcgcccaAGAGGAACAACTACCCCAGCCCCAAAAGATGCTTCTCCTCCTACGACGACATGAGCCTGAAGCGCAGGGTGTCATGTCCGCTGGTGCGCTCCAAATCCTTCCACCTGTCGTCTTCTGCCGAAGGTAAACATGACACCAATCCGTTCACGACCTCGCCCTTCAGACTGCAAGCCGTCGGAGGCGGCTCGCGTGCACACGCAGGCTTAAGGAGAATAAGAACGCCGCGTGAAGCTTTGGTGGCTTGCggtaggctttttaaaaaagccagcTGCCCTCCAATTCAAAAGTTGAACATGTGTCCCTGTTCTTCAACTTGTGTTCCTGTTCCTTTTTTCTCTACAGTAGGTCCAGATGACTTGTATATTGTAGAGCCGCTAAGGTTTTCTCCAGAGAAAAAG AAAAAACGCTGTAAAACAAAATCTTTAGACAAGGTGGAAACACTGAAGGCGTCTGACCCCTCTGCACCCCTCACCAATGGCGACATTAAATGCAACGGCTTCCACGCAAGCCCCCACCCTTTGCTCCCACCAGCACCTTGGCtgcctcctccacctcctcctcctcctctgccgccacctcctcctcctactactactcaATCTGCCCCTGAGGACACCCCATCACCGCCAGCCTTTTCCGCAAAGGAGCCCCCCTCGGAGACCTCTAGCTCCAGCTCGTCCACCCACTCCGAGGATTCGTTCGTCGTGCGTTTGCAGCCTCCCTCGCTCGCCTTCTCTTACGGCGCGCTGCCCCCGACGACGGCCCATCGGGCCGCCCTTCCGCCTCCACCCCCACCCAAGTCCCGGCAAGAGAAGCGCCTCACCAAGCGACGGAAATCACGTCACGGCCAGCTGGCGGACAATCGCCCGGCTTCGCAGCCTGCCGTGCGACAGCTCATGAAGCGCGGCAAAGAACTTGGTGTGGGCACCGGCCGGGTGACGGCGGTTGCCGGACAAGTCTGA
- the suco gene encoding SUN domain-containing ossification factor isoform X1, translating to MKRLRILIVCLIVALLCWCPNHHANCSEHSLSDPGQPAADKDDNNQPNEHTQEQVSMQLQEAEERTIQTSYDIGLEAERAAYNVHQEETLNPQIVEEDVTNSDPKSDPPPAASEAELSSEPEIESELQTDSQVPDLPGEKEAVVSDLSPEPDLVNSDTAELLVEEAAENQLPTDLDPSVPEHEVDDTPTAQSDGTSSSDAMRVASAGDEPPADIFVFAECHDSQCGLGPPKLATCENSFFGSPLLREGNKEDQKSSKILDCSLETGDSSTLGHVEELQEEEQKEEQQEQKEGSGKVQQDNNASLHQHQAGEAVAGKESDPSVPSKDDIPTFDEWKKQVMEVEKEKSQNLHTATSGVVNPVKKVQKNFKNNYASVECGAKILSANNEAKSTSAILMENMDLYMLNPCSNKIWFVIELCEPIQVKQLDIANFELFSSTPKDFLVSLSDRYPTNKWVKLGTFHARDERIIQSFPLDEQLYAKYVKMFIKYIKVELLSHFGAEHFCPLSLFRVFGTSMVEEYEEISDSQYPSERLEYPDEDFDYPLGFQPSDDKASKNLLGSATNAILNMVNNLAANVLGGKPELEGHVGAQDNVTEELLTNKEENVDVEHDIPVETPQDSTVEMPVESEEPPPAEDTALSSTSNPSPETRVDRQIVTLVEEDDEEEPRQSTVTLLEEDDEEKIEEALDRDSSTYCPFLTSLSCLATLPELLHRWCAVVLAEERLRKLRTQTSSVVSTPTSRPVQIPTPTREVLPLTEKTPEPEETLPGQNVGGPLGELPLTPHTPLLDLQLEPSRTSTLFPNSFSDISGSLTPTHQDLLLPAIKDAAPNAVSIPLVQATPLPETQPLSAATPPLVPSSPPQLPSIETEAPETALPTPKEQDLPTASRPEDLILPPTEQLTTPPVTDSNEAGHLQNPNVTLEEHVDPQGGEPHRVESADDELLNGSANRAATDFYAELQNGVDYNGVGTGGNSATTSNGAAVHGSSQKESVFMRLNNRIKALEMNMSLSGRYLEELSQRYRKQMEEMQRAFNKTIIKLQNTSRIAEKQDQKQQDSIQALQSQLGNLTKLLGNLTVTVEKLQKEVSDRQCYLVFSLVLCLSLGLLMCAQCCRSSCATPHADMTVSTVAAVATTTAAAPKRNNYPSPKRCFSSYDDMSLKRRVSCPLVRSKSFHLSSSAEGKHDTNPFTTSPFRLQAVGGGSRAHAGLRRIRTPREALVACGRLFKKASCPPIQKLNMCPCSSTCVPVPFFSTVGPDDLYIVEPLRFSPEKKKKRCKTKSLDKVETLKASDPSAPLTNGDIKCNGFHASPHPLLPPAPWLPPPPPPPPLPPPPPPTTTQSAPEDTPSPPAFSAKEPPSETSSSSSSTHSEDSFVVRLQPPSLAFSYGALPPTTAHRAALPPPPPPKSRQEKRLTKRRKSRHGQLADNRPASQPAVRQLMKRGKELGVGTGRVTAVAGQV from the exons gaggcGGAAGAACGAACGATACAGACCTCCTATGATATTGGACTAGAGGCTGAGAGAGCAGCATATAATGTACATCAAGAAGAG ACGTTAAATCCACAAATAGTTGAAGAGGACGTGACAAATTCAGACCCAAAGTCTGATCCTCCACCTGCTGCTTCTGAGGCAGAACTCTCATCAGAACCTGAGATCGAGTCAGAGCTGCAGACTGACTCGCAGGTCCCGGACCTGCCTGGTGAAAAGGAAGCCGTAGTCTCAGATTTGAGCCCAGAACCGGACCTTGTAAACAGCGATACCGCGGAGCTGCTTGTCGAGGAGGCTGCCGAAAATCAACTCCCCACCGATTTGGACCCATCCGTACCTGAACATGAAGTGGACGACACACCTACCGCACAGAGCGATGGGACGTCTTCTTCGGA TGCAATGCGGGTTGCCAGTGCAGGAGACGAGCCCCCAGCTGACATCTTTGTCTTTGCCGAGTGCCATGACTCGCAGTGTGGGCTCGGCCCCCCCAAACTGGCAACCTGTGAAAACTCCTTTTTTGGCAGCCCCCTCCTCAG agAGGGAAATAAAGAGGACCAGAAATCAAGCAAGATCCTTGATTGCAGTCTAGAAACGGGGGATTCATCCACTTTGGGCCACGTGGAAGAGCTACAGGAGGAGGAACAAAAGGAGGAGCAGCAGGAGCAGAAGGAGGGAAGCGGCAAAGTGCAGCAGGACAACAACGCCTCTTTGCACCAGCATCAG GCGGGGGAGGCTGTTGCTGGCAAGGAGTCCGATCCCTCAGTCCCCAGCAAAGATGACATCCCAACCTTTGACGAGTGGAAGAAACAAGTCATGGAGGTGGAGAAGGAAAAAA GTCAAAATCTTCACACCGCCACCAGCGGCGTCGTCAATCCCGTGAAGAAAGTGCAAAAAAACTTCAAAAACAACTACGCCTCGGTGGAGTGCGGCGCTAAGATACTCTCTGCAAACAATGAAGCCAAG AGCACGTCAGCTATTCTCATGGAGAATATGGATCTTTATATGCTGAATCCCTGCAGCAACAAAATCTG GTTTGTGATCGAGCTCTGTGAGCCCATTCAAGTCAAGCAGCTGGACATCGCCAATTTTGAACTCTTCTCATCGACACCGAAAGACTTCCTTGTCTCACTAAGTGACAG aTACCCCACCAACAAGTGGGTAAAGCTGGGGACCTTTCACGCCCGTGACGAGCGCATCATACAGAGCTTTCCACTGGATGAACAACTTTACGCTAAATACGTCAAG ATGTTCATCAAGTACATCAAG GTTGAGCTGCTTTCCCACTTTGGCGCCGAACACTTCTGTCCTCTCAGTCTCTTCAG GGTATTTGGTACTAGCATGGTGGAGGAATATGAGGAGATATCAGATTCTCAGTATCCTTCTGAAAGGCTAGAGTACCCGGATGAAGATTTCG ATTATCCGCTTGGTTTTCAACCATCTGATGACAAGGCGTCTAAAAACCTGCTTGGATCCGCAACCA ATGCCATCCTCAACATGGTCAACAACTTAGCGGCTAACGTGCTAGGTGGGAAACCTGAGCTGGAGGGCCATGTAGGGGCTCAAG ATAATGTGACAGAAGAGCTGCTGACCAACAAGGAGGAGAATGTGGATGTTGAACATGACATACCAGTGGAAACCCCCCAAGATTCGACAGT AGAGATGCCCGTTGAATCAGAAGAGCCCCCACCCGCTGAGGACACCGCTCTTTCTTCCACGTCCAACCCTTCCCCGGAAACTCGCGTGGACAGGCAGATTGTGACCCTCGTGGAAGAAGATGACGAGGAAGAACCTCGACAGTCTACAGTCACCTTGTTGGAGGAAGATGACGAGGAGAAAATTGAAGAGGCGCTGGACAGGGACAGCTCGACATACTGTCCTTTCTTGACTTCACTGTCTTGCCTCGCCACGCTGCCGGAATTGCTTCACCGCTGGTGCGCCGTGGTGTTGGCCGAGGAGCGACTCCGTAAACTTCGCACCCAGACGAGCTCTGTCGTAAGCACCCCCACATCCAGGCCTGTACAGATCCCCACACCAACACGGGAAGTCCTCCCCctcactgaaaaaacaccagagCCGGAGGAAACGCTTCCAGGCCAAAACGTGGGTGGACCGCTCGGCGAGCTCCCCCTCACGCCGCACACTCCACTGCTTGACCTCCAGCTGGAGCCCAGCAGGACGTCCACCCTTTTCCCCAACAGCTTCTCGGACATCTCCGGTTCCCTGACTCCCACCCACCAGGACTTGCTACTGCCCGCCATCAAGGATGCAGCCCCGAACGCCGTTTCCATTCCGCTTGTCCAGGCTACTCCTCTCCCTGAAACGCAGCCTTTGAGCGCCGCTACTCCTCCCTTGGTGCCCAGCTCCCCACCACAGCTTCCCAGCATTGAGACGGAAGCCCCCGAGACCGCTCTCCCCACCCCTAAAGAACAAGATCTTCCCACAGCATCACGCCCCGAAGACCTCATCCTCCCTCCCACCGAGCAACTAACCACTCCCCCCGTAACGGACTCTAACGAAGCCGGGCACCTGCAAAATCCCAACGTGACTCTAGAAGAGCATGTGGACCCCCAAGGAGGGGAACCCCATCGGGTGGAAAGCGCAGATGACGAGCTATTAAACGGCAGCGCTAACCGAGCGGCCACCGATTTCTACGCCGAACTGCAGAACGGCGTCGACTACAACGGCGTCGGGACGGGCGGTAACAGTGCGACAACGTCCAACGGGGCGGCCGTGCACGGCTCCAGCCAGAAAGAGAGCGTCTTCATGAGGCTCAACAACCGCATCAAAGCCCTGGAGATGAACATGAGTCTATCGGGGAGATACCTGGAGGAGCTTAGCCAGAG ATACCGCAAACAGATGGAGGAGATGCAGAGAGCGTTCAACAAGACCATCATCAAGTTGCAGAACACCTCTCGCATTGCAGAGAAACAG GACCAGAAACAGCAAGACTCCATCCAGGCTCTCCAGAGTCAGCTGGGGAACCTCACAAAACTGTTGGGCAATCTCACCGTCACTGTCGAAAAACTTCAGaaagag GTGTCGGACCGTCAGTGCTACCTGGTCTTCTCTCTGGTCCTGTGCTTGTCCCTGGGCCTGCTGATGTGTGCGCAGTGCTGCCGCAGCTCCTGCGCCACCCCCCACGCCGACATGACCGTCAGCACcgtggcggcggtggcgacaacgacggcggcggcgcccaAGAGGAACAACTACCCCAGCCCCAAAAGATGCTTCTCCTCCTACGACGACATGAGCCTGAAGCGCAGGGTGTCATGTCCGCTGGTGCGCTCCAAATCCTTCCACCTGTCGTCTTCTGCCGAAGGTAAACATGACACCAATCCGTTCACGACCTCGCCCTTCAGACTGCAAGCCGTCGGAGGCGGCTCGCGTGCACACGCAGGCTTAAGGAGAATAAGAACGCCGCGTGAAGCTTTGGTGGCTTGCggtaggctttttaaaaaagccagcTGCCCTCCAATTCAAAAGTTGAACATGTGTCCCTGTTCTTCAACTTGTGTTCCTGTTCCTTTTTTCTCTACAGTAGGTCCAGATGACTTGTATATTGTAGAGCCGCTAAGGTTTTCTCCAGAGAAAAAG AAAAAACGCTGTAAAACAAAATCTTTAGACAAGGTGGAAACACTGAAGGCGTCTGACCCCTCTGCACCCCTCACCAATGGCGACATTAAATGCAACGGCTTCCACGCAAGCCCCCACCCTTTGCTCCCACCAGCACCTTGGCtgcctcctccacctcctcctcctcctctgccgccacctcctcctcctactactactcaATCTGCCCCTGAGGACACCCCATCACCGCCAGCCTTTTCCGCAAAGGAGCCCCCCTCGGAGACCTCTAGCTCCAGCTCGTCCACCCACTCCGAGGATTCGTTCGTCGTGCGTTTGCAGCCTCCCTCGCTCGCCTTCTCTTACGGCGCGCTGCCCCCGACGACGGCCCATCGGGCCGCCCTTCCGCCTCCACCCCCACCCAAGTCCCGGCAAGAGAAGCGCCTCACCAAGCGACGGAAATCACGTCACGGCCAGCTGGCGGACAATCGCCCGGCTTCGCAGCCTGCCGTGCGACAGCTCATGAAGCGCGGCAAAGAACTTGGTGTGGGCACCGGCCGGGTGACGGCGGTTGCCGGACAAGTCTGA